The genomic segment TGCCAACAGGCGTTGTCAACTACATCCCAGGTTCTGGTGCTGAAGTGGGCGACTATCTAGTTGATCACCCAAGAACACGCTTTGTGTCATTCACTGGTTCACGTGAAGTAGGAACACGCATCTACGAACGCGCGGCTAAAGTGAACGAAGGCCAAATCTGGTTGAAACGCGTTATCGCTGAAATGGGCGGTAAAGATACAATTGTTGTTGATAATGAAGCAGATCTAGAACTTGCTGCACAATCAATCGTGAAATCTGCATTCGGATTCAGTGGACAGAAATGTTCAGCTTGTTCACGTGCGATCATTCACGAAGACGTTTATGACCAAGTTGTTGAACGTGTTGGCGTATTGACAAAAGAATTGACGTACGGTGATCCAACTGAGCTATCAAACTTCACTGGCCCAGTAATCGATCAAGCGTCATTCGACAAAGTTATGAGCTACATCGAAATCGGTAAAACAGAAGGTCGTTTAATCGCAGGAGGAACAGGCGACAGTTCGAAAGGATTCTTCGTTGCACCAACGGTTATTGCGGATCTTGATCCAAAAGCGCGCGTTATGCAAGAAGAAATCTTTGGCCCAGTTGTCGGTTTGTCGAAAGCGAAGAGCTTCACTGAAGCTATCGAATTTGCAAACAACACGGATTACGGCCTAACTGGCGCTGTCATCACAAACAACCGTCATCACATCGAACAAGCTCGTGAAGATTTCCATGTAGGTAACTTGTACTTCAACCGTAATTGCACTGGTGCAATCGTTGGTTACCAACCGTTTGGTGGATTCAACATGTCGGGGACAGATTCAAAAGCTGGCGGACCGGATTACCTACAACTTCATATGCAAGGTAAAACAACTTCAGAAACACTATAAGAAAAGCGTAAGCGCCTTGGTAGACCCGAAAAGCGCTGGAGGGCCTGAAGATAAATGCGCTCTTTGCCTTTAACTTAAGGATTGAAGCGACTCGAGGAGCTAGGCGCTGGAGCTAGACACTAAGAAAAGCGGAGGGCGCCTGCACAAAAAGGAATGCAGCCTAAGTGTGCCACTTCCTGTGGCAACAGCTGCATGACCTACATCCTGTAGGCCCGCGACAGGCATAAGGCGGACCGGCGACGCGGTGAACTCCCCGCATAGCTGGGCTGACTTATGACCCGAGCATCTGGCGCCCGGAGCTAGACACTGATTTATCAGACCCATCTATTTGGGTGGGTCTGTCTTTACATATAAAGGGGAGGGAAATGTATGTCGGTATCAGAAAAAGTAATTGTTCAAACGGAGAAATTTGGGGCAAACAACTATCATCCACTGCCAATCGTTATTTCTGAGGCACAAGGGGTTTGGGTAAAAGATCCTGAAGGTAATAAATTTATGGATATGCTTTCCGCGTATTCAGCAGTAAACCAGGGGCATCGTCATCCGAAAATTATTCAAGCATTGAAAGACCAAGCTGATAAAGTAACGCTTACTTCCCGTGCTTTCCACAATGACCAACTTGGTCCATGGTATGAAAAGATTTGTGAACTGTCAGGCAAAGAAATGGCACTTCCTATGAACACAGGAGCTGAAGCTGTTGAAACAGCTATTAAAGCAGCACGCCGCTGGGCTTATGACGTTAAAGGGATCGCAGAAGACCAAGCAGAAATCATTGCGTGTGAAGGCAACTTCCATGGTCGTACAATGACAGCTGTTTCACTATCTTCAGATGCTGAATATAAACGTGGATTTGGTCCAATGCTTCCAGGCATCGACCTTATTCCCTACGGAGATATCAAAGCACTTGAAGCAGCAATTACACCAAATACTGCTGCATTCCTTATCGAACCGATTCAAGGTGAAGCAGGTATTATTATTCCGCCAGCAGGTTATATGAAAGCAGCACGTGAACTTTGTAAAAAGAATAACGTTCTATTTATTGCAGATGAAATTCAAGCCGGCCTGTGCCGTACTGGAAAAATGTTTGCATGTGAATGGGAAGACATGGATCCGGATATGTATATCCTAGGTAAAGCACTAGGTGGCGGCGTATTCCCAATATCTTGTGTACTTGCTGACAAATCTGTTCTTGGTGTATTCAATCCGGGATCACACGGTTCAACTTTTGGTGGAAATCCTATGGCGTGTGCAGTATCAATCGCGTCTTTAGAAGTGCTGGAAGAAGAAGAACTGGCGAAAAAATCTCTTGAACTCGGAAATTATTTCATGGAAGAGTTAAAGAAAATTGAACATCCGTCGATTAAAGAAGTACGCGGACGCGGATTGTTCATAGGTGTTGAGTTAACTGAAGCTGCTCGTCCATATTGTGAAGAGTTGAAAGAGCTTGGATTACTATGTAAAGAAACACACGATACAGTGATTCGTTTTGCTCCGCCACTCATTATCACAAAAGAAGAATTGGACTGGGCAATAGGTAAAATTAAAAAAGTTTTCGTTAACTAAAATACTTAACAATATAAGTGTCCGATATGTTACAATATATGCATAGAAAACATTATGAATCAAAGAGGCGAATCATTAAATGACTGAAAACCTGAATCTGTTTACGTCTACACAAGCTCTTTTTAAAGATGCACTTGATAAACTAGGCTACGATGAAGGAATGTACGAACTTCTAAAAGAACCACTTCGTATGATTGAAGTACGTATTCCTATAAAAATGGACGATGGCAAAGTAAAAGTCTTCACGGGTTACCGTGGACAGCATAACGATGCAGTTGGACCAACAAAAGGTGGCGTACGATATCACCCGCAAGTAACGCTAGAAGAAGTAAAAGCACTTTCTATGTGGATGACATTAAAAGCTGGCATCGTCGACCTACCATATGGCGGCGGTAAAGGTGCAATCGTTTGTGATCCACGTGAAATGTCTATGGGTGAACTTGAACGACTAAGCCGCGGTTATGTCCGTGCCTTAAGCCAAGTAATGGGACCTAACAAAGATATCCCAGCTCCAGACGTCTTCACAAATGCGCAAATAATGGCATGGATGATGGATGAATATAGCCGTATTGACGAATTCAACTCACCTGGCTTCATTACAGGTAAACCAATCGTTCTTGGTGGATCGCAAGGTCGTGACCGTGCGACTGCCGAAGGGGTAACAATCATTATCGAGGAAGCGGCGAAACGTCGTGGAATTGATATGAAAGGTGCACGTATCGTAATTCAAGGTTTCGGAAACGCGGGTAGCTTCCTATCTAAGTTCCTTCATGATGCTGGCGCGAAAGTAATTGGAATTTCCGATGCTTATGGTGCCCTTCATGATCCAGAGGGTCTTGATATCGATTACTTACTAGACCGTCGCGATAGCTTCGGAACAGTAACTACACTTTTCGATAACACGATTTCGAACCAAGAATTACTTGAACTCGATTGCGATATTCTTGTGCCTGCGGCAATCTCTAATCAGATTACTGAAAAAAATGCACATAATATCAAAGCAACGATTGTTGTTGAAGCAGCAAATGGGCCGACTACAACTGAAGGAACTAGAATTCTTAAAGAACGTGGAATTCTACTTGTTCCCGATGTTCTTGCAAGTGCGGGCGGCGTAACAGTTTCATACTTTGAGTGGGTCCAAAACAACATGGGCTACTATTGGACTGAAGAAGAAGTGCGCGAAAAAATGACGAAAAAAATGGTTGAAGCATTTGAGAACGTATATACAACTGCGGAAACTCGTAATATCGACATGCGCCTAGCAGCATATATGATTGGTGTTCGTAAAACTGCGGAAGCATCACGTTTCCGTGGTTGGGCATAATCAAAACAATAAAGGCATCTCCCGGTTTAAACGGGAGATGCCTTTATACTTTTTCAGGAACCGAAACAATTACCTCATCGTGATCCTGCCGCTGATTAAATAGCAAGCCAAGGTTGATGAGACCTGAAACTCCTATGATGATATAAATAAATCGTGCGAGCGGTTCCGCGGAACCACCTGCGAATTGTGCAACAACGTCGAAACGGAATATTCCTGCTACTCCCCAATTGAGTGCACCGATAATTGTCAGTGCTAGAGCTATTTTATGAACTTTACTCATTTTGCAACACCTCCTTAAATTACTATGCCCAGAAGACTGATTTTCATACGCGCACCTTTATTTTTGCAAAATGGTTTATTGTTTCGGATAATGAAAGAATAAAGGGAGGCAATATAGAATGAATGAATTTGTATTCCATAATCCAGTTAAGCTTATTTTTGGAAAAGGCCAACTTCAGAAATTATCACAAGAACTAGCGAATTACGGTAAAAAGGTGCTTGTCGTTTATGGGGGCGGCAGCATCAAGAGAAATGGTCTATATGATGAAGTAATGGCGATTTTAAAAGAGAATGATATGGAGGTACATGAACTTTCAGACGTTGAGCCAAATCCGCGTGTGTCAACTGCGCGAAAGGGTGCGGAGATTTGTAAGGAAAAAGACATCGACGTTATCTTAGCAGTTGGCGGAGGATCAGTTATCGACTGTGTAAAACTTATTGCATCGGCAGCGAAATATGAAGGTGATGCATGGGATCTTGTAACAAGGAAAGCGTTCGCGGAAGATGCAATCCCATTTGGTACAGTTTTGACACTTGCAGCAACAGGTTCGGAAATGAATGCCGGATCTGTTATTACTAATGAAGAAACGGAAGAGAAATATGGATGGGGCGGTCCGTTTAATTACCCGAAATTCTCTATTCTTGACCCAACCTATACATTATCTGTACCCAAAGACCAGACGATTTATGGGATTGTTGATATGATGTCCCATATTTTTGAACAATACTTCAATAATGCAAAGAACACGCCTGTACAAGATGAGATGTGTGAAGGTGTGCTACGTGCAATAATGGATAATGCACCAAAGCTTGTCGAAGACTTGGAGAATTATGATTTACGTGAGACGATTTTATTTGCGGGTACTATAGCGTTGAATGGCTTCCTTCAAATGGGCTATCAAGGAGACTGGGCGTCACATGATATCGAACATGCTGTGTCCGCGGTTTATGATATCCCGCACGCAGGTGGGCTTGCGATTCTTTTCCCACATTGGATGAATCATAATGTTAACGTTAATCCTGCGCGATTTGCCAAGCTTGCTGTCAACGTATTTGGAGTTGCACCAGAAGGTAAGACGCAGGATGAGGTCGCGTTTGAAGGGATCGCACGTCTAAGAGCATTTTGGACGTCTATTGGAGCGCCTGAAACGCTTGCCCATTATGACATCGATGATTCGAAACTGGATTTGATGGCAGAAAAAGCAACAGTCAACGGGCCACTTGGGCAATTCAGCAATCTAAATAAAGAGGATGTACTATCAATTTTAAAAGCTTCATTATAAGAGAATTAAAAACGTCACGCCGGGGTTATCTCCGGCGTGACGTTTTTGTTATTCAGGGAATTTTGAACCGAATTGCTTAATTGCATCAGTGGAATTGGACCTTTTCCATGTTGACACACCGTCATCTTCATCAAAAGAAATTAAAACGTCCTGTACACCTTTTTGATTGAGGATAATAGTCATGAGTCGGTCCCGCACATCGTCGACATAGGCGACTGTATGGGATGGGTCAACTTCTGCGACAATTTCAACATGAAGGAATTCGCCTTCTTTGATAACTTCAATACGTTGAATATCTTTTACATCGGGATCTTCAGCAACGAGTAGGGAAATGTGATTGAGCATTTCCTCGTCCGTTTCCCCGATTGCACCACGTGCATTTTCGAGAAATACTTTACCAACCACATAGAACATCATCATACCAATCATAATGGATGCAATGCCTTCCGCTACAAGTAGCCCAAGGAAATGAGCCAACAGGACAGCGAAAAATGCGAGAAGTCCGCCTAGTGTTGCGACAAAATCTTCCATGAATACGAGTTTTGTTGCGGGTTTAGCACGATTGAGGTTTTTAAAACCTAGTGTAATGGGAGCCATCCCACCTTTATCAATCCCTGCTTCATGAAGTATCTCTTTACCCGCCTTGTAAAGTACAATGCATTCCAAAATGATACCTATACCAAGAACAGAGAGATTTATAATTAAATTTCTCATTCCGCCTGACTCAGATGGATTTACGATATGATGCCACCCGCCTATGATAGCCTCATAGGACATGATTCCAACTATAATGACAGCGCCCAGACAAACTAAATTTACGACACGGCCGAATCCATTAGGATATTTCGGGGTGGGTGCTTTTTTCGAAAGAGCAGAACCAACGAAAACGAAAAACTGGTTCGCTGCATCACCAAATGAGTGCATCATTTCTGCAAACATAGCCACATTTCCAGTGAAGAAGAATGCAATGGCTTTTAAACAAGCGATTACTGTGTTAACAATTGCTGCGAGTAGTGAGGGCTTGTTGCCTTCTTTTAAAAGTTTTAGTATGTCTCTCATAATTTTCCTCCGTTATGGGAATATTTCGATTTCAACCGATTCGATATAAGGTAGTGTCGACAACTCGATATACAAATTAGACGTATGTCTTTTGGGAAGTGCTGAGATTCGAAAATGAAGTTCGTGCTGTACTTGAAGATCCCTTGATAGAATTTGCCGAATCCGCAAATTCTCGATTGTCATGCTTTCTATCTTCAGGTAAGTAATGAGATCTTCAATCTTTGATTTGTCCGATAACACTACAATGAAGGAAGCTTCTTTTGTACGAAGTCTCTTTGGCCCCAATTTATCAAGTGCAGGTGCAAGGACTTCGATGACAAACATCACGGCTAGTACAGCAAACGCAGCTTCAATATAAAAACCGGCCCCAACAGCAATCCCGATACTTGCC from the Sporosarcina psychrophila genome contains:
- the pruA gene encoding L-glutamate gamma-semialdehyde dehydrogenase, yielding MIPYKHEPFTDFTVEENKQAFLEALKQVEGYLGQDYPLIIGGERIMTEEKLVSTNPANKEEVIGSVSKASKDLAEKAMKIADETFNTWKKVKPEFRADVLFKAAAIIRRRKHEFSALLTKEAGKPWNEADADTAEAIDFLEFYARKMLELKNGIPVESRPGEFNRFDYIPLGVGVIISPWNFAFAIMAGTTVAALVTGNTVLLKPASTTPVVAYKFIEVLEEAGMPTGVVNYIPGSGAEVGDYLVDHPRTRFVSFTGSREVGTRIYERAAKVNEGQIWLKRVIAEMGGKDTIVVDNEADLELAAQSIVKSAFGFSGQKCSACSRAIIHEDVYDQVVERVGVLTKELTYGDPTELSNFTGPVIDQASFDKVMSYIEIGKTEGRLIAGGTGDSSKGFFVAPTVIADLDPKARVMQEEIFGPVVGLSKAKSFTEAIEFANNTDYGLTGAVITNNRHHIEQAREDFHVGNLYFNRNCTGAIVGYQPFGGFNMSGTDSKAGGPDYLQLHMQGKTTSETL
- a CDS encoding ornithine--oxo-acid transaminase; this encodes MSVSEKVIVQTEKFGANNYHPLPIVISEAQGVWVKDPEGNKFMDMLSAYSAVNQGHRHPKIIQALKDQADKVTLTSRAFHNDQLGPWYEKICELSGKEMALPMNTGAEAVETAIKAARRWAYDVKGIAEDQAEIIACEGNFHGRTMTAVSLSSDAEYKRGFGPMLPGIDLIPYGDIKALEAAITPNTAAFLIEPIQGEAGIIIPPAGYMKAARELCKKNNVLFIADEIQAGLCRTGKMFACEWEDMDPDMYILGKALGGGVFPISCVLADKSVLGVFNPGSHGSTFGGNPMACAVSIASLEVLEEEELAKKSLELGNYFMEELKKIEHPSIKEVRGRGLFIGVELTEAARPYCEELKELGLLCKETHDTVIRFAPPLIITKEELDWAIGKIKKVFVN
- a CDS encoding Glu/Leu/Phe/Val family dehydrogenase, whose amino-acid sequence is MTENLNLFTSTQALFKDALDKLGYDEGMYELLKEPLRMIEVRIPIKMDDGKVKVFTGYRGQHNDAVGPTKGGVRYHPQVTLEEVKALSMWMTLKAGIVDLPYGGGKGAIVCDPREMSMGELERLSRGYVRALSQVMGPNKDIPAPDVFTNAQIMAWMMDEYSRIDEFNSPGFITGKPIVLGGSQGRDRATAEGVTIIIEEAAKRRGIDMKGARIVIQGFGNAGSFLSKFLHDAGAKVIGISDAYGALHDPEGLDIDYLLDRRDSFGTVTTLFDNTISNQELLELDCDILVPAAISNQITEKNAHNIKATIVVEAANGPTTTEGTRILKERGILLVPDVLASAGGVTVSYFEWVQNNMGYYWTEEEVREKMTKKMVEAFENVYTTAETRNIDMRLAAYMIGVRKTAEASRFRGWA
- a CDS encoding DUF378 domain-containing protein, whose amino-acid sequence is MSKVHKIALALTIIGALNWGVAGIFRFDVVAQFAGGSAEPLARFIYIIIGVSGLINLGLLFNQRQDHDEVIVSVPEKV
- a CDS encoding iron-containing alcohol dehydrogenase gives rise to the protein MNEFVFHNPVKLIFGKGQLQKLSQELANYGKKVLVVYGGGSIKRNGLYDEVMAILKENDMEVHELSDVEPNPRVSTARKGAEICKEKDIDVILAVGGGSVIDCVKLIASAAKYEGDAWDLVTRKAFAEDAIPFGTVLTLAATGSEMNAGSVITNEETEEKYGWGGPFNYPKFSILDPTYTLSVPKDQTIYGIVDMMSHIFEQYFNNAKNTPVQDEMCEGVLRAIMDNAPKLVEDLENYDLRETILFAGTIALNGFLQMGYQGDWASHDIEHAVSAVYDIPHAGGLAILFPHWMNHNVNVNPARFAKLAVNVFGVAPEGKTQDEVAFEGIARLRAFWTSIGAPETLAHYDIDDSKLDLMAEKATVNGPLGQFSNLNKEDVLSILKASL
- a CDS encoding cation diffusion facilitator family transporter, encoding MRDILKLLKEGNKPSLLAAIVNTVIACLKAIAFFFTGNVAMFAEMMHSFGDAANQFFVFVGSALSKKAPTPKYPNGFGRVVNLVCLGAVIIVGIMSYEAIIGGWHHIVNPSESGGMRNLIINLSVLGIGIILECIVLYKAGKEILHEAGIDKGGMAPITLGFKNLNRAKPATKLVFMEDFVATLGGLLAFFAVLLAHFLGLLVAEGIASIMIGMMMFYVVGKVFLENARGAIGETDEEMLNHISLLVAEDPDVKDIQRIEVIKEGEFLHVEIVAEVDPSHTVAYVDDVRDRLMTIILNQKGVQDVLISFDEDDGVSTWKRSNSTDAIKQFGSKFPE
- a CDS encoding MgtC/SapB family protein → MTWIANEAMYPEVLIKITLALVLSLVIGVEREIKKKPIGLKTSAVIATFSCLLTVVSIEAAYLVPARNDINVTMDPLRLAAQIVSGIGFLGAGAILRRGNDSITGLTTAAMIWGAASIGIAVGAGFYIEAAFAVLAVMFVIEVLAPALDKLGPKRLRTKEASFIVVLSDKSKIEDLITYLKIESMTIENLRIRQILSRDLQVQHELHFRISALPKRHTSNLYIELSTLPYIESVEIEIFP